A single window of Granulicella mallensis MP5ACTX8 DNA harbors:
- a CDS encoding Ig-like domain repeat protein yields MAPDSLELGRTILMLKGSSTQQAALNKLVDDQLNSRSPNYHAWLTPQQFGAQFGAAPQDIQKITQWLTSHGFQVEAPMAGHNLIVFSGTHAQLKAAFHTEIHTYMVNGTSYLANATDPQIPAALASVVSGFSSLNNFPRYAQHSKPQLIRHSKSSWEIAPGTGKTQPQFTGTLQGQTVYALAPYDLATIYNVKPLWNAGIDGTGQTIAIVSDSNINPADDDYFRATFGLPAKKLNVINYGPDPGKNIDEDEASLDVQWAGAVAKNATIDLVVAGNTATSGGIDGAAAYIINNQLATILNVSYGACELRLGTAGNQYYNQIWEQAAAQGITVLAAAGDSGSASCDQNQPYATSGLRVSGIASTPYNVAVGGTDFHSTFVDPAKYWNATNDPVTLASVKSYLPESTWNDSCANPDILTALQNNGSTDATTEALCNDINEQANFLTTAGGSGGVSNCAIAGSDPSVPCASGYPKPSWQSGVAGIPSDGVRDLPDISLMAGNGLWGSLYVYCQSDVDPGGVCDVNNALQGAGGTSFASPVFAGILALVQQKTNAQQGNVNYVLYKLAAAQYASSSAASCASDSAVAGNSCIFYDITDGTIAVPCYNGSPNCTPAVAGDTIGILPGYNTGVGYDVATGLGSVNAYNLVQGWSSATATFLPTTTTIAATNSSTVAYGSNLSVNVSVAPVAPATGSPSGDVGITSNSATPSSISVAEGTLSNGHGTIQAALLPVGTYQLFATYAGDATFAPSHSTGLTVTITKTSISAALTATRKSVLPGQKVTFSVSATGVTNGIVPTGTIIFTNSTTGVTLGSGNLASSIALVTVSASQLQLGANTITASYSGDANYSPSTIPSLTIDLTGSFVTTINPASLTLSPNGTGSAVVTVTPSSTVLAQNSLTFTCPATMPAGIACSFSPAVVGSTGAVTSTLTLQLAAPLSTKPISVAEVRSLHRGWIGAGFTGGMAGLMLLLLPRRRRLPLLSLSMILFSALLITVGCSGGSGAAGSGQKTPPPPALIATTTTLAVTPTTPALGTPAVFTAKVAPGSGSGSPSGTITFSEGSTSLGTATLASGSASFTTSSLPVGSQTITAAYGGDATYSGSSSAASTLDVAFNGTIAVTASDSVGDQSSANLSVTVK; encoded by the coding sequence ATGGCGCCCGACTCTTTGGAACTAGGGCGAACCATTCTCATGCTCAAAGGCAGCTCCACCCAGCAGGCGGCTCTCAATAAACTGGTCGACGACCAACTGAATAGCCGCTCGCCGAACTATCACGCGTGGCTGACACCGCAGCAATTCGGTGCGCAGTTCGGCGCCGCGCCCCAGGATATTCAGAAGATCACGCAATGGCTGACAAGCCATGGTTTTCAGGTGGAGGCCCCGATGGCCGGCCACAATCTGATCGTGTTCTCGGGGACGCATGCCCAGTTGAAGGCGGCGTTCCATACCGAGATTCATACCTACATGGTCAACGGTACCTCTTATCTGGCCAACGCGACGGACCCGCAGATTCCTGCCGCGCTCGCTTCCGTTGTCAGCGGGTTTTCTTCGTTGAATAACTTTCCGCGGTATGCTCAGCACTCCAAGCCACAACTGATCCGGCATAGTAAGTCCTCCTGGGAGATAGCTCCGGGAACCGGCAAAACACAGCCGCAGTTCACCGGAACCCTCCAGGGACAAACCGTCTACGCGCTCGCTCCCTACGACCTTGCAACGATCTATAACGTAAAACCTTTATGGAACGCTGGGATCGATGGAACAGGTCAAACCATCGCGATTGTCAGCGATTCCAATATCAATCCAGCCGACGATGATTACTTTCGTGCTACTTTCGGGCTTCCCGCGAAGAAACTGAATGTCATTAACTATGGCCCCGATCCCGGCAAGAATATTGATGAAGATGAGGCCTCCCTCGACGTGCAATGGGCTGGCGCGGTAGCCAAGAATGCAACCATCGACCTCGTCGTAGCAGGGAACACTGCAACCTCAGGAGGCATCGACGGAGCGGCAGCCTACATCATCAACAATCAGTTAGCGACGATTCTCAATGTTAGTTACGGCGCATGTGAGCTAAGGCTTGGAACGGCTGGCAATCAGTACTATAACCAGATCTGGGAGCAGGCTGCTGCGCAGGGTATTACCGTCCTTGCCGCAGCCGGAGATTCGGGATCGGCTTCCTGCGATCAAAACCAACCTTATGCTACGAGTGGCCTCAGAGTCAGCGGCATTGCCTCGACGCCTTACAACGTGGCTGTAGGTGGTACGGACTTCCACTCCACCTTTGTCGATCCCGCGAAGTATTGGAATGCAACCAATGATCCTGTGACGCTGGCATCGGTAAAGTCCTATCTTCCTGAATCGACGTGGAACGATAGCTGCGCCAATCCGGATATTCTTACGGCTTTGCAAAATAACGGGAGCACTGATGCTACAACCGAGGCACTCTGCAACGATATAAACGAGCAGGCAAACTTCTTGACGACAGCAGGCGGCTCCGGCGGCGTGAGCAACTGTGCGATCGCGGGTTCAGACCCCAGCGTTCCCTGTGCGAGCGGATACCCAAAGCCCTCGTGGCAGAGCGGTGTTGCGGGGATACCCTCGGACGGAGTTCGCGACTTGCCGGATATTTCCCTGATGGCCGGTAACGGACTCTGGGGCAGCCTTTATGTCTACTGTCAATCGGACGTTGATCCGGGTGGAGTGTGCGACGTCAACAACGCCCTCCAGGGAGCCGGCGGAACCTCCTTCGCCTCACCAGTCTTTGCCGGCATTCTTGCCCTGGTCCAACAGAAAACAAACGCGCAACAGGGCAACGTGAACTATGTGCTCTACAAGTTGGCAGCAGCACAGTACGCGAGCAGCAGTGCTGCGTCATGCGCTTCCGACAGTGCTGTTGCTGGGAACTCGTGCATCTTTTATGACATTACTGACGGCACAATCGCCGTCCCTTGCTATAACGGTTCCCCGAACTGCACTCCCGCTGTTGCCGGGGATACGATTGGAATCCTGCCGGGCTACAACACCGGCGTAGGGTATGACGTTGCGACAGGCCTGGGATCGGTGAATGCCTACAACCTGGTCCAGGGATGGAGCAGTGCCACGGCAACCTTTCTCCCGACGACGACTACGATTGCCGCTACGAACTCTTCCACGGTAGCCTACGGATCCAATCTCAGTGTAAATGTGTCCGTGGCACCCGTGGCGCCTGCGACCGGTTCTCCGAGCGGTGATGTCGGAATTACTAGCAACAGTGCTACTCCAAGTAGTATCTCCGTTGCAGAGGGCACTCTCAGCAATGGCCATGGAACAATTCAGGCGGCCTTGTTGCCTGTAGGCACGTATCAGTTGTTCGCTACCTACGCGGGCGACGCTACCTTCGCACCCAGTCACTCTACGGGACTTACCGTCACTATCACGAAGACGAGTATCAGCGCGGCTTTGACGGCGACGCGAAAGTCGGTGTTGCCGGGACAAAAAGTAACATTCTCCGTTTCGGCGACAGGAGTAACAAACGGTATTGTTCCGACAGGGACGATAATTTTTACGAACTCAACCACCGGGGTTACTCTTGGCTCCGGAAACCTCGCCTCTTCCATTGCCCTTGTCACCGTATCGGCCAGCCAGTTGCAGCTAGGTGCCAACACGATCACGGCAAGCTACTCCGGAGACGCGAACTATAGCCCTTCCACGATCCCTTCGTTGACGATTGATCTTACGGGATCCTTTGTGACTACGATCAATCCTGCGTCGTTGACTTTGTCGCCCAATGGCACAGGCAGCGCAGTTGTGACCGTCACACCAAGCAGCACCGTACTGGCACAAAACTCGTTGACCTTTACTTGCCCAGCAACGATGCCCGCAGGGATCGCATGCTCCTTCAGTCCAGCCGTCGTCGGTAGTACCGGTGCTGTTACGTCGACACTCACCCTGCAACTTGCCGCGCCACTTTCTACAAAGCCTATCTCCGTCGCAGAGGTTCGCAGCTTGCACCGGGGTTGGATCGGCGCGGGATTTACAGGGGGCATGGCTGGGCTGATGCTGCTGCTGTTGCCCAGACGTCGCCGTTTGCCTCTTCTTTCGCTCTCTATGATTCTGTTCAGCGCGCTTCTGATCACAGTCGGCTGCAGTGGAGGAAGCGGCGCTGCGGGAAGCGGACAAAAAACTCCTCCTCCGCCGGCTCTAATCGCCACAACGACCACTCTCGCTGTAACTCCGACAACGCCTGCTTTGGGAACTCCCGCGGTGTTTACGGCGAAGGTCGCACCGGGTTCTGGGTCTGGCTCTCCTTCCGGCACAATCACCTTCTCTGAAGGGAGCACATCGCTTGGCACGGCAACCCTGGCTTCAGGATCGGCGAGCTTCACCACCAGTTCACTTCCTGTGGGCTCGCAGACCATTACTGCCGCATACGGAGGCGATGCAACCTATAGCGGTTCAAGCTCTGCCGCCAGTACTTTGGATGTGGCTTTCAACGGCACGATTGCAGTCACGGCTTCTGATAGTGTCGGGGACCAAAGCAGCGCTAATCTTTCGGTGACAGTAAAGTAA
- a CDS encoding HpcH/HpaI aldolase/citrate lyase family protein: protein MMRSKLFVPADRPELFEKALRSGADAVCFDLEDAVLADRKVEARENLRLFFHKHAANESPFLLVRTNPVGTPHFQWDIECALWPSLYAIALPKVEQLEDISTAVCEMDRVESLRNLLPPVRILPTIESPRGLRIAAEISMSSPRVVGLQMGFADLMEPLGIAPENTLARNQVRLMLRLAAAEGGLNCYDSAFPDFRDPVGYVSSLQSARTLGFAGASCIHPSQIAAANLAFSPTEKELLCAQRVVDAARLAAESGNAVTTVDGKMIDEPFIQRARALLKSVGR, encoded by the coding sequence ATGATGCGTAGCAAATTATTTGTTCCAGCCGACCGTCCGGAACTCTTCGAGAAGGCCTTGCGCTCCGGCGCTGACGCTGTATGCTTCGACCTGGAAGACGCCGTCCTCGCTGATCGAAAGGTCGAAGCCCGCGAGAATCTACGTTTGTTCTTTCATAAACATGCGGCAAATGAATCTCCGTTTTTACTCGTTCGGACAAACCCAGTTGGCACACCCCATTTTCAGTGGGATATAGAGTGCGCGCTGTGGCCCTCACTCTATGCGATTGCGCTTCCCAAGGTGGAACAGCTCGAAGATATCAGCACCGCGGTATGCGAGATGGATCGAGTGGAAAGCTTGCGCAATTTGCTCCCCCCTGTCCGAATTCTTCCCACCATCGAGTCACCCCGAGGCCTGCGGATTGCAGCGGAGATCTCCATGAGTTCTCCGCGTGTAGTGGGTCTACAAATGGGCTTTGCGGACCTGATGGAACCACTGGGAATCGCTCCAGAGAATACACTTGCACGTAACCAGGTCCGTCTTATGCTGCGTCTTGCAGCGGCAGAAGGCGGATTAAATTGCTACGACTCAGCCTTCCCCGATTTTCGAGATCCCGTTGGATATGTGAGCTCCCTTCAATCAGCACGGACACTCGGATTTGCCGGAGCCAGTTGCATTCACCCTAGTCAGATCGCAGCCGCGAACCTTGCGTTTTCACCTACCGAAAAAGAACTCCTCTGTGCCCAGCGCGTTGTCGATGCCGCCAGGCTGGCAGCAGAGTCCGGGAATGCTGTTACAACGGTGGATGGCAAAATGATCGACGAACCATTTATCCAGCGAGCGCGAGCGCTTCTCAAATCTGTCGGACGCTAA
- a CDS encoding CaiB/BaiF CoA transferase family protein, translating into MFERIEFSDTPSGPLKGVRIIDLSRLVAGNTLTMTLGDLGADVIKVEPLAGDTLREWRVANVETAWKTYSRNKRSLCLDLRHPDSRDILLRLIAGAHVMVESFRPGTLESMDLSPELLLAVNPALVLARISGWGQTGPYADRPGFGTLVEGMSGFASMNGFADREPVLPPIYLGDMTAGLYGAIGILAALRHVEVTGGQGQVIDIPLLDPLFSILGPQAANYRLTGKVKPRTGSRSTNSAPRDVYRTADGHWICLSASTQSMTEKLFGAIGRPELTADPRFATNSLRLKNVEALDEIVAGYIGSLTQKDCLEFFQQNGITVGPVYDMADIEQDAHFHARQIIVELPDEEMGTIPVHTISPRLAKTPGAFHKAAPHLGEDSRNILREAGYNRSEIEALELNRIVKSPERSD; encoded by the coding sequence ATGTTTGAACGGATTGAATTTAGCGATACTCCCAGCGGCCCGCTGAAGGGTGTTCGAATCATTGACCTGTCGCGTCTCGTGGCTGGCAATACGCTCACCATGACCCTCGGCGATCTCGGCGCCGACGTAATCAAGGTGGAACCGCTTGCTGGCGATACCCTGCGCGAATGGCGCGTCGCCAATGTTGAAACAGCCTGGAAGACCTACAGCCGCAACAAGCGGAGTCTGTGCCTGGATCTGAGGCATCCAGACTCGCGCGATATTCTGTTGCGCCTCATCGCGGGAGCGCACGTGATGGTAGAGAGCTTTCGCCCAGGCACCCTGGAGAGCATGGATCTTTCCCCCGAACTGCTTCTTGCGGTGAACCCTGCGCTCGTTCTGGCACGTATCTCCGGATGGGGCCAGACAGGCCCTTACGCTGACCGGCCCGGATTCGGAACGCTGGTCGAAGGGATGTCGGGATTTGCTTCGATGAATGGGTTCGCGGACCGCGAGCCTGTGCTGCCTCCCATCTATCTTGGAGACATGACGGCCGGTCTTTACGGTGCGATCGGCATTCTTGCTGCGCTACGCCACGTGGAAGTTACCGGAGGCCAGGGCCAGGTAATCGATATTCCTTTGCTCGATCCGCTGTTCTCTATCCTTGGGCCTCAGGCGGCGAACTATCGTCTTACAGGCAAAGTAAAGCCACGCACAGGCAGCAGGTCTACAAACAGCGCGCCACGCGATGTCTATCGAACGGCGGACGGACATTGGATCTGCCTCTCTGCTTCAACCCAGAGCATGACAGAAAAGCTGTTCGGCGCCATTGGGCGTCCGGAACTCACTGCAGATCCGCGCTTTGCGACCAATTCACTACGGCTGAAGAATGTTGAGGCGCTGGATGAGATCGTTGCAGGTTATATAGGCAGCCTTACACAAAAAGACTGTCTTGAATTCTTTCAGCAGAATGGCATAACCGTTGGACCTGTCTACGATATGGCCGATATCGAACAGGACGCACACTTTCACGCTCGCCAGATTATCGTCGAGTTGCCCGATGAGGAGATGGGGACTATCCCCGTACACACGATTTCTCCGCGACTCGCAAAGACGCCTGGAGCCTTTCACAAAGCCGCGCCACATCTCGGGGAAGACTCTCGGAATATTCTGCGCGAGGCTGGATACAACAGGTCTGAGATCGAAGCTCTTGAGTTAAACAGAATTGTTAAATCACCGGAGAGATCCGATTAG
- a CDS encoding 2-hydroxycarboxylate transporter family protein — MVQTEYEVAKDTGSWRDGLSYRVGVLPLPIFVLLFAAVGALTAAHALTTDVSIMIATLAVGGSLCAWLGGVIPQVRRLGGPAITAAFLPSYLLYRHWLPANLVETVTAFTKNTSFIYLYITAIIVGSILGMNRKVLLQGLVKILVPLLAGSLLALLLGSLAGAALGLHMSTVIPMVLVPVMAGGVGEGAIPLSLGYAEIQHGNAGELLAHILPVVLFANLVAIVLAGCLNSLGSRYPALTGNGVLQPVSNSTAFLSAPLEEKLPLTIERLFAASAFGIALYLLGVLLHALIAFPAPVMMLILAVLLKVSNLLPSWLDQAAATVGRFFAVTVTYPLLFAVAVALTPWSAVKEALHPTNLLLITLIVLTLTATGFVVGRWMKMFPIETALINACHTGSGGTGDVAILTAAERLELMPFAQIATRIGGAITVTLTLLILRTLAHGR, encoded by the coding sequence ATGGTTCAGACGGAATACGAAGTAGCGAAGGACACGGGGAGTTGGCGCGATGGGCTTTCCTATCGTGTCGGAGTATTGCCTCTGCCCATCTTTGTCCTGCTCTTCGCCGCTGTCGGAGCCCTGACGGCAGCCCATGCATTGACCACCGATGTCTCCATCATGATCGCTACCCTGGCCGTTGGCGGCAGTCTGTGCGCCTGGCTCGGAGGGGTGATCCCTCAGGTTCGCCGCCTGGGTGGTCCCGCGATTACTGCGGCATTTCTTCCGTCTTACCTGCTCTACCGACATTGGCTTCCGGCGAATCTGGTTGAAACCGTAACGGCCTTCACTAAGAACACAAGCTTCATCTACCTGTACATCACAGCCATCATCGTGGGCAGCATCCTCGGCATGAACCGAAAGGTACTGCTGCAAGGCCTCGTTAAAATCCTCGTGCCCCTGCTGGCCGGATCATTGCTTGCGCTCCTGCTCGGCTCCCTTGCAGGTGCGGCACTGGGACTCCACATGTCCACAGTCATTCCCATGGTCCTCGTGCCGGTAATGGCTGGGGGAGTGGGTGAGGGCGCCATTCCACTGTCGCTCGGTTATGCCGAAATCCAGCATGGCAATGCGGGTGAACTTCTTGCCCACATCCTGCCTGTAGTGCTCTTTGCAAACCTGGTGGCGATTGTGCTCGCTGGATGCCTGAACTCGCTTGGAAGTCGCTATCCCGCACTTACCGGCAATGGCGTATTACAACCGGTCTCGAACTCCACGGCGTTTCTATCGGCACCTCTCGAAGAGAAGCTCCCTTTGACGATCGAACGTCTATTTGCCGCCTCGGCATTCGGGATAGCCCTTTACCTGCTCGGCGTTCTCCTTCATGCGCTCATCGCCTTTCCAGCACCGGTCATGATGCTGATCCTTGCGGTTCTTCTCAAAGTCTCGAACCTGCTTCCCTCCTGGCTGGATCAAGCGGCAGCCACCGTAGGACGATTCTTCGCTGTGACTGTAACCTACCCACTCCTCTTCGCCGTTGCGGTCGCGCTGACGCCGTGGTCGGCGGTGAAAGAAGCACTTCACCCTACAAACCTTCTGCTGATTACACTCATCGTGCTTACGCTCACGGCAACAGGTTTCGTTGTCGGGCGATGGATGAAGATGTTTCCCATCGAAACGGCGCTCATCAACGCCTGCCACACCGGCTCCGGAGGTACAGGCGATGTCGCCATTCTCACCGCGGCAGAGCGCCTCGAACTGATGCCCTTTGCACAGATTGCGACGCGCATCGGCGGAGCTATCACTGTGACTCTTACTCTTCTCATCCTGCGAACACTCGCACACGGACGCTGA
- a CDS encoding FG-GAP-like repeat-containing protein, whose product MAKKLLGGLQWTAVVTLGLLSSCLIAHSQTSTKSALLSTLQTGTAIPRTSAAPQPPSRATRPATKPMTPFERIIAPHMSAVMKQSAAGKTKAAATLSQSAAAGVGGSSVNFPGFVSVPFLTIKDGDSSTVFNSVSGDFNHDGRMDVAMVKADGTIEVLLNPGSFSGIANLTPITSNNNGNPGFLYVPYVIVADMNGDGFPDLVGQDIENNQIVVWIGKGDGTFGPPNTYPVTLASGATWASTAGGSILVGDFNGDGAPDVATLTISPNYVPGASNTVISEVTFLNTGSGQLSQLAEKDTTFQDYYATGYGDSTVVTSDGSTPSAIALLVNDSGVNKSSNEGTSVVTMASNGDGTFKAPVEPSSALIQNYILSIYGYGTVVATNLSANVSSGSNVPTTDLVFMTGDGAVYDAPYSSGNPVSAHVLVGLNTQLFAFGGAFVPPVTAPPTPPSLISTPIPGEFTINVADMNGDGLPDLVVYSSAAVSIFPNAGKGVFTAAPTQMVGATPGVQQPQPSNYDGSKFNSFLNVDLSLDEIAYFQNLGSAASVQGGQFLAAPLTTGANTDGNYEIFGANVQVVATADIDGDGLQDLIAMDISNLGVGPSDVVVGFRNSAGAGNQSSNYTFQTVIKGQDLVDNYNVFTFFVEPFAISNAAGTSIMIVPSPGAPLIVTLDKTGKAGKPVRLSFAATAPTGVMNYGDVGDVNGDGIPDLVIAYAGDGTVLSGFYTFLGNADGTFQPGIHTSLGSDLYQVRLVNLSGAAGNLDIAAIDFNFGVALAVYVVPNKADGSGAFDIAKTSKPVSGYIVSDIVAGDYNSDGKQDLTLLTMGSFDPSISTIIPNTSGVLLLPGNGDYTFGTPTLVDPGHFPQWGTYADFNGDGNPDLALTEINNLFIEQAETPLVQILPNLGGGIFGNPIAEFSSFNSFLPGQDAFTSYTFAGKFTNSGGPDLLVTSIYGTAEFVNKGVTTLALTASSTTANQGVPVTFTATISQAVSAGVAETGSVAFTANGTALGATPVTDGVATFTTTLPVGSDTITATYAGDSNHNQAAATLAVTVAAVAPALALTATPATLTLTQGATGTVIVSLAGNSTFSGVVQISCTGMPAETSCVSSPASVTLGAGQSTALSIVVATTPPNNTYQAKELRRVTPWTGTLGGFSLAGLAFILWPRRRRLPRGLTALLLAVLSLSSIGALTGCSGNNGSNKTTTNQYAGTVAGTYTLTVTATSGTLSQTQAIALTVMQAQ is encoded by the coding sequence ATGGCAAAGAAATTACTTGGCGGTCTGCAATGGACCGCTGTGGTTACGCTTGGACTCCTCTCCTCCTGCCTGATAGCGCACTCTCAGACGAGCACCAAGTCTGCGCTGCTTTCGACTCTGCAGACGGGAACGGCCATCCCGAGAACTTCAGCCGCACCGCAGCCTCCTTCTCGTGCGACTCGCCCTGCCACCAAACCGATGACACCCTTCGAGCGGATCATTGCACCCCATATGAGCGCGGTGATGAAGCAGAGTGCCGCAGGCAAGACAAAGGCTGCTGCGACTCTTAGTCAGTCGGCTGCCGCAGGTGTAGGTGGAAGCAGCGTAAACTTCCCCGGCTTCGTGTCGGTACCCTTTCTTACGATCAAGGATGGAGACAGTTCTACGGTCTTCAACTCGGTAAGTGGCGACTTCAACCATGACGGACGCATGGATGTTGCCATGGTCAAGGCCGATGGAACGATCGAGGTCCTTCTCAATCCCGGCTCATTTTCCGGCATTGCGAACCTTACGCCCATCACCTCCAATAACAATGGAAATCCAGGTTTTCTTTATGTTCCCTATGTGATCGTTGCCGATATGAACGGCGATGGTTTTCCGGACCTGGTGGGCCAGGATATCGAGAATAACCAGATCGTAGTCTGGATCGGGAAGGGAGATGGCACCTTTGGCCCTCCGAATACCTACCCGGTAACCCTGGCCTCAGGCGCGACCTGGGCATCCACTGCCGGAGGAAGCATATTGGTAGGTGACTTCAACGGCGACGGTGCACCCGATGTCGCTACTCTCACCATTTCGCCGAACTATGTCCCCGGCGCTTCCAATACTGTGATCTCGGAGGTGACGTTCCTGAACACCGGATCCGGTCAACTGAGTCAGCTGGCTGAAAAGGACACCACCTTCCAGGACTACTACGCTACCGGGTACGGCGACTCTACCGTTGTTACAAGCGATGGAAGCACACCCTCGGCCATTGCGCTTTTGGTCAATGATTCGGGCGTCAACAAATCCAGTAACGAGGGAACGAGTGTCGTTACGATGGCGAGTAATGGCGACGGCACCTTCAAGGCTCCCGTTGAGCCGTCGAGCGCGCTGATTCAGAACTACATTCTTTCCATCTATGGATATGGCACAGTCGTTGCGACGAATCTGTCGGCCAATGTATCGTCCGGCAGCAATGTGCCGACTACGGACCTTGTCTTCATGACCGGTGACGGCGCGGTCTATGACGCTCCTTACAGTTCGGGCAATCCTGTGTCGGCTCATGTTCTTGTCGGCCTGAACACTCAATTGTTCGCCTTCGGTGGTGCGTTCGTTCCTCCTGTGACTGCGCCACCGACGCCACCTTCACTCATCAGCACGCCCATTCCTGGTGAGTTCACGATCAATGTCGCGGATATGAATGGCGATGGTCTGCCAGACCTGGTGGTCTACAGCTCTGCTGCAGTGAGCATCTTTCCTAACGCCGGTAAGGGAGTGTTTACGGCGGCACCTACCCAAATGGTGGGTGCGACCCCTGGTGTACAGCAGCCGCAACCGTCAAACTATGATGGCAGTAAATTCAATTCTTTTCTGAACGTGGATCTCTCGCTGGACGAGATCGCCTACTTTCAAAATCTTGGCAGTGCAGCCTCGGTTCAGGGCGGCCAGTTCCTGGCTGCTCCCCTGACTACGGGAGCCAATACCGATGGAAACTACGAGATCTTCGGTGCGAATGTGCAGGTCGTGGCCACTGCGGACATCGATGGAGATGGATTGCAGGACTTGATTGCAATGGATATCTCCAATCTTGGGGTCGGTCCTAGCGATGTTGTGGTCGGCTTTAGAAATAGTGCTGGCGCCGGCAACCAGTCGAGCAATTACACCTTTCAGACTGTGATCAAAGGTCAGGATCTGGTGGACAATTACAATGTTTTCACTTTTTTTGTAGAACCCTTCGCGATCTCCAATGCAGCAGGAACGAGCATCATGATTGTGCCCAGTCCTGGCGCCCCCCTGATCGTTACGTTGGACAAGACGGGTAAAGCTGGTAAGCCGGTGCGCCTCAGCTTCGCTGCGACTGCTCCGACCGGCGTAATGAATTATGGCGATGTTGGCGATGTCAACGGCGACGGTATTCCGGACCTTGTGATTGCCTATGCCGGCGATGGTACTGTTCTATCCGGGTTTTACACATTCCTCGGGAATGCTGACGGCACCTTTCAGCCTGGAATACATACATCACTTGGCAGTGACCTCTACCAGGTCAGGCTGGTGAACCTGAGCGGCGCAGCCGGCAACCTGGACATCGCGGCAATCGATTTCAATTTCGGTGTCGCTCTTGCTGTTTACGTAGTTCCGAATAAAGCGGATGGCAGCGGTGCCTTCGATATAGCGAAGACCTCCAAGCCGGTGAGCGGCTATATCGTCTCAGATATCGTCGCGGGAGACTACAACTCCGATGGCAAGCAGGATCTGACTCTTCTGACGATGGGGAGCTTCGACCCCAGCATCAGCACCATCATTCCTAATACTTCGGGTGTGCTGCTGCTTCCCGGCAATGGCGACTATACCTTTGGCACGCCGACGTTGGTCGATCCCGGCCACTTCCCGCAATGGGGTACTTATGCAGACTTCAATGGAGACGGGAACCCCGATCTGGCGTTGACTGAGATCAACAATCTCTTCATAGAGCAGGCTGAAACTCCGTTGGTGCAAATTCTCCCGAACCTGGGTGGTGGCATCTTCGGGAATCCGATCGCCGAGTTCAGTTCCTTCAATTCCTTTCTTCCCGGTCAGGACGCATTTACGTCCTATACCTTTGCAGGCAAGTTCACCAACAGCGGAGGTCCTGATCTGCTGGTGACCAGCATCTACGGTACGGCAGAGTTCGTAAACAAGGGTGTGACCACTCTGGCTCTTACTGCCAGTTCTACTACCGCAAACCAGGGCGTGCCGGTTACCTTTACGGCAACGATCAGCCAGGCGGTTAGTGCCGGAGTTGCTGAAACAGGTTCCGTAGCGTTCACTGCCAATGGAACGGCGCTGGGAGCGACTCCGGTTACAGACGGTGTAGCTACCTTTACAACGACACTTCCTGTCGGCAGCGATACGATTACGGCCACCTACGCAGGCGATTCAAACCACAACCAGGCTGCGGCTACTCTGGCGGTGACTGTCGCTGCGGTGGCTCCCGCATTGGCCCTGACAGCGACACCGGCAACACTTACGCTGACTCAAGGGGCCACAGGAACGGTCATCGTCTCGCTTGCGGGTAACTCCACCTTTAGCGGGGTGGTCCAGATTAGTTGCACTGGAATGCCGGCTGAAACCTCTTGCGTCTCGAGCCCTGCGAGTGTGACGTTAGGTGCGGGACAGTCTACTGCGTTATCCATCGTAGTAGCGACAACGCCGCCCAATAATACGTACCAGGCAAAAGAGCTGCGCCGTGTAACTCCTTGGACGGGGACTTTGGGCGGGTTCAGCCTTGCTGGTCTTGCCTTCATCTTGTGGCCGAGACGCCGTCGTCTTCCGAGAGGATTGACAGCTCTTCTTCTGGCTGTCCTGTCGTTGAGCTCTATTGGCGCATTGACTGGCTGCTCGGGAAATAACGGAAGCAATAAAACCACCACCAACCAATATGCAGGTACAGTAGCAGGTACCTACACCCTGACGGTAACGGCTACCTCCGGTACGCTTTCGCAGACACAGGCCATCGCACTGACAGTGATGCAGGCCCAGTAG